Sequence from the Acidobacteriota bacterium genome:
CACCAGCAGAGCGTTGTTTACCGCGCCGGTTTGGGATGTTTGCAACGCCTCTTTTGGAGGCACTCCTTTTTGCCCAACTGCTGATTTTCCGGGAGGCACACAACCTCAATTACAAATAATCGGATTTGCTTTAATTTTCCTGGAAGGCTTTCAAAACAATGCCAATCAAGCACCGAGTTGTAATGGCAATGATGCCGTCGGGCGAGTGGTTGGGGTTTGGGGATGCCAAGGCAATGGCGGTGGCGGTGGCGGCGGGGGCATTGACCCTACGGAAACCGGACCCTACGCAATTCCCTTGCGTTTAGTCAGGGTTCCCTAAATTTATTCAATCAAATTGATTTTTTGCACTCATAAGGTTCGGAAGTAAAACAGAAGTATGACAGCTACAGAAATCACTATCGGAATTATCTCTCCATCAGAGGAGACCAGAGAGACGTTACGCATTCAAGTGGGGGCGACCGGATTAGCTACGGTCAAAATCGAGTTGGAACAATACTGCTTGACCATCGGTGACCGGGCTTCGCGGCAATTACTCGAAGCGTCACCCGACATCATCATCGTGGATATGGATAGCACCCAATCGGCATTGCAAACCTTACATTTTTTACATAAGGCTGTACCCGATACCTGGCTATTCGTGCTTTCCACGTCCAACGACCCGCAACTGATTATCGAAACCATGCGAACCGGGGTACGCGAGTTTTTCGCCAAACCGCTGCACCCACGCAATCTTTCGCAAGCTATCGGACGTTACATCTCTGAACAACAACGACGCACCAAAGAGGCAGGAAAAATATATTGTGTGACCTCGGCTAAAGGGGGCGTTGGCGCTACCGCTTTATCCATTAACATCGCAACCTCGTTGGCAGTCAATCCCGACGCCCATGTCGCTTTGATTGATTTAAGTGGCCCGATTGGTGATGCCGCCACCAACCTGAATTTGAAACCCCAATTTACCATCACCGACGTGTTGCAATCAGCTTCCCGTTTAGACCCGGTTTTATTGGAGAGTTTCACATCGCGTGCCAATGGGGTTTCGGTTCTGGCAGGTCCTCGCGAATTCAATCCCAATATTTTGTATAGCGTCGATGCCATCGGCAAAGTGTTGGATGTCGCCACGCAAACCTACACCCAGACGATTATCGATTTGTCATCATCATTGAATAAAGATTATTTACAAATCATCACCGGCATGGCGTCGAAAGTGGTGGTGGTGCTCACCCCGGAATTGCCCGCCATTATGCGCACCGAAAGATTGCTCAGATTTTTATCATCCATCGGGGCAACCGATAAATTGCGAGTGGTGTTAAATCGTCAACGAAAATCGGATGAAATTTCCGAAAGTGAAATTGAAAAAGCCTTGAAACGTTCGGTGAATTGGAAATTGCCGAATAATTATAAAGGCGCAATTCAAGCGATCAATACCGGCGAGCCGGTGGTCACCGCAAACCACTCTGACCTCGCCTCCAGTTATCGTACATTGGCTTATCAACTGGCGGAACTTCCACTGCCAGAGAAGAAAACCGGGTTCTTAAAATTTTTCTCATAAGTTGCAGCTTCATCGCTGATGCAGGAGGGGAACGACCATGTTTGCCACAGATTATCGAGAACTCAAAGCGAATTTACATTCTAAAATCCTCAATGAGATTGACCTTGAGAGTTTAAATCGCTCCGGCGAAGAAGCCGGGCGCGAGCAGGTCGGGTT
This genomic interval carries:
- a CDS encoding AAA family ATPase; its protein translation is MTATEITIGIISPSEETRETLRIQVGATGLATVKIELEQYCLTIGDRASRQLLEASPDIIIVDMDSTQSALQTLHFLHKAVPDTWLFVLSTSNDPQLIIETMRTGVREFFAKPLHPRNLSQAIGRYISEQQRRTKEAGKIYCVTSAKGGVGATALSINIATSLAVNPDAHVALIDLSGPIGDAATNLNLKPQFTITDVLQSASRLDPVLLESFTSRANGVSVLAGPREFNPNILYSVDAIGKVLDVATQTYTQTIIDLSSSLNKDYLQIITGMASKVVVVLTPELPAIMRTERLLRFLSSIGATDKLRVVLNRQRKSDEISESEIEKALKRSVNWKLPNNYKGAIQAINTGEPVVTANHSDLASSYRTLAYQLAELPLPEKKTGFLKFFS